A DNA window from Alphaproteobacteria bacterium contains the following coding sequences:
- a CDS encoding ABC transporter substrate-binding protein has product MRQIHKISGAVALSLGLVALSSGADAAEIKIGVLYPISGGGAIYGGPAMRGHDMGVDEVNAAGGILGMKVVTAGRDSKLNPAAASAAAKELITKEGVNVLIGGLSSGVGLAISEVARQEKVIYIATIPKTIKMTTSKLHPYVFRTASNTDFEGDAMAQIVAKVNGKKVCDIQLDYAYGHDLGDGIVKALPKHAPGAKIVIKLRPKLGATDFNSYITQIMGAGCETVTSGLWGNHFVNFAKQAAPFGFFKNHVYITGGEIASHEVASKLGASYPDNVWSNTYELWYHSPTNAHKEFQARLSKRAGTKATAMWPVLAYNGVKLYAAAVKKAGSSDAEKVIKALEGMTIDTPMGSLTVDAKSHQANTGQFWGPMKKQPGKKYRMMDPVSFIP; this is encoded by the coding sequence ATGAGGCAGATTCACAAAATCAGTGGTGCAGTTGCCCTCTCCCTGGGGCTGGTTGCGCTATCGAGCGGTGCTGATGCCGCCGAAATCAAGATCGGCGTGCTCTATCCCATCTCGGGCGGCGGCGCCATCTACGGCGGCCCGGCCATGCGCGGCCACGATATGGGGGTCGACGAAGTCAATGCCGCCGGCGGTATCCTTGGCATGAAAGTGGTCACGGCGGGCCGTGATTCCAAGCTCAACCCGGCCGCCGCTTCGGCCGCGGCCAAGGAGCTGATCACCAAGGAAGGCGTCAACGTACTGATCGGCGGCCTTTCCTCGGGCGTCGGCCTGGCCATCTCGGAAGTGGCGCGCCAGGAGAAGGTGATCTACATCGCCACCATCCCCAAGACCATCAAGATGACGACGTCGAAACTGCACCCCTACGTCTTCCGCACGGCCTCGAACACCGACTTCGAGGGCGACGCCATGGCGCAGATCGTCGCCAAGGTGAACGGCAAGAAGGTCTGTGACATCCAGCTCGACTATGCTTACGGCCACGACCTCGGCGACGGCATCGTCAAGGCCCTGCCCAAGCATGCGCCGGGCGCCAAGATCGTCATCAAGCTCAGGCCCAAACTGGGCGCCACCGACTTCAACTCCTACATCACCCAGATCATGGGCGCCGGCTGCGAGACCGTGACCAGCGGCTTGTGGGGCAACCATTTCGTCAACTTCGCCAAGCAGGCGGCGCCCTTCGGCTTCTTCAAGAATCACGTCTACATCACCGGTGGCGAGATCGCCAGCCACGAGGTGGCGAGCAAGCTGGGCGCCTCCTATCCCGACAACGTCTGGTCCAACACCTACGAGCTTTGGTACCACTCGCCGACCAATGCCCATAAGGAGTTCCAGGCCCGGCTGTCCAAGAGAGCCGGTACCAAGGCAACCGCGATGTGGCCGGTTCTGGCCTACAACGGCGTCAAGCTCTATGCCGCGGCCGTCAAGAAGGCCGGCTCGAGCGATGCCGAAAAGGTCATCAAGGCCCTGGAAGGCATGACCATAGACACGCCGATGGGCAGCCTGACGGTCGACGCCAAGTCGCATCAGGCCAACACCGGGCAGTTCTGGGGTCCCATGAAGAAGCAGCCGGGCAAGAAGTACCGCATGATGGACCCGGTATCCTTCATTCCG